In one Phyllostomus discolor isolate MPI-MPIP mPhyDis1 chromosome 8, mPhyDis1.pri.v3, whole genome shotgun sequence genomic region, the following are encoded:
- the TMEM132E gene encoding transmembrane protein 132E → MDSGIQASSGVRAQGPPSPDIRAASPDHCGVSSFCLSPASGRSHPASPSPPGPQASPVLPISYRLSHTRLAFFLREARPAPPAAANSSLQRSEPFVVFQTKELPVLNVSLGPFSTSQVVARELLQPSSTLDIPERLTVNWKVRAFIVRARVPASQPLAQVLFYVAGRDWDDFGVTERLPCVRLHAFRDAREVKSSCRLSGGLATCLVRAELPLAWFGPPAPAAPPTARRKSPDGLEPELAGESQQAELYYTLHAPDASGGCGASRRGAGAGAGARAESPTQHPLLRIGSIILFRPPPRRPLQEHRLDSNLMIRLPDRPLKPGEVLSILLYLAPNSSSPAGPSVEHFTLRVKAKKGVTLLGTKSRSGQWHVTSELLTGAKHSTATVDVAWAQGTPLPPWDGQGPLEILQLDFEMENFTSQSVKRRIMWHIDYRGHGALPELERAVTELTVIQRDVQAILPLAMDTEIINTAILTGRTVAIPVKVIAIEVTGLVLDVSALVECESDNEDIIKVSSSCDYVFVSGKESRGSMNARVTFRYDVLSAPLEMTVWVPKLPLHIELSDARLSQVKGWRVPILPDRRSARESEDEEEEEEERRQSPSRGCALQYQHATLQVFTQFHTTSSEGTDQVVTMLGPDWLVEVTDLVSDFMRVGDPRVARMVDSSTLAGLEPGTTPFKVVSPLTESVLGETLLTVTEEKVSITQLQAQVVASLALSLRPSPGSSHTILATTAAQQTLSFLKQEALLSLWLSYSDGTTAPLSLYSPRDYGLLVSSLDERVATVTQDRTFPLVVAEAEGAGELLRAELSIAESCQKTKRKSILATTPVGLRVHFGREEEDPTYDYPGPSQPGPGGGEDEARGAGPPGTRVSPAEAPGLVTASPAAPPTDDFLPLPTVFQQMPRGLTDLEIGMYALLGVFCLAILVFLINCIVFVLRYRHKRIPPEGQTSMDHSHHWVFLGNGQPLRVQGELSPPTGNPLETVPACCHGDHHSSGSSQTSVQSQVHGRGDGSSGGSSRDQAEDPASSPTSKRKRVKFTTFTTLPTEELAYDSVPAGEEDEDEEDLGWSCPDVAGTPRPAAPPNLHNYMRRNKETA, encoded by the exons ATGGACTCTGGCATCCAGGCCAGCTCAGGAGTGAGGGCCCAAGGACCCCCGAGCCCTGACATCCG TGCAGCCTCTCCTGACCACTGTGGGgtctcttcattctgtctgtCCCCAGCCTCCGGCCGctcccacccagccagccccagTCCACCGGGGCCGCAGGCCAGCCCGGTGCTGCCGATCAGCTACCGGCTGTCGCACACACGGCTGGCCTTCTTCCTGCGGGAGGCTCGGCCCGCACCGCCTGCGGCCGCCAACAGCTCGCTGCAGCGCTCCGAGCCCTTCGTGGTGTTCCAGACCAAGGAGCTGCCGGTCCTCAACGTCTCCCTGGGGCCCTTCAGCACCAGCCAGGTGGTGGCCCGGGAGCTCCTGCAGCCGTCCAGCACCCTGGACATCCCCGAGCGCCTGACGGTCAACTGGAAGGTGCGAGCCTTCATCGTCCGCGCCCGGGTGCCCGCCTCCCAGCCGCTGGCCCAGGTGCTGTTCTACGTAGCCGGCCGGGACTGGGACGACTTCGGCGTCACCGAGCGGCTGCCCTGTGTCCGCCTGCATGCCTTCCGAGACGCCCGGGAGGTCAAGAGCTCCTGCCGCCTCAGCGGGGGCCTGGCCACCTGTCTTGTGCGGGCCGAGCTGCCCCTGGCCTGGTTCGGGCCCCCGGCCCCGGCGGCTCCGCCCACCGCCCGGCGCAAGTCTCCGGACGGGCTGGAGCCCGAGCTGGCAGGGGAGAGCCAGCAGGCGGAGCTCTACTACACTCTCCACGCCCCAGACGCGTCCGGGGGCTGCGGGGCCTCCCGGCGCGGAGCCGGGGCCGGAGCGGGGGCCCGGGCGGAGAGCCCTACCCAGCACCCCCTGCTGCGCATAGGCAGCATCATCCTGTTCCGCCCACCGCCCAGGAGGCCCCTGCAGGAGCACAGGCTGGACAGCAACCTGATGATCCGCCTGCCGGACCGGCCCCTCAAGCCGGGGGAGGTGCTCAGCATCCTCCTCTACCTGGCCCCCAACTCCTCCTCTCCGGCCGGCCCCAGCGTGGAGCATTTCACACTCAG GGTGAAGGCCAAGAAGGGCGTGACCCTTCTAGGCACCAAGTCACGGAGTGGCCAGTGGCACGTGACCTCGGAGCTGCTGACCGGGGCGAAGCACTCAACAGCCACCGTGGATGTGGCCTGGGCCCAGGGCACACCCCTGCCCCCGTG GGACGGCCAGGGGCCCCTGGAGATCCTGCAGCTGGACTTCGAGATGGAGAACTTCACCAGCCAGTCGGTCAAGCGCAGGATCATGTGGCACATCGACTACCGGGGCCACGGCGCGCTGCCGGAGCTGGAGCGGGCGGTCACCGAGCTGACGGTCATCCAGCGGGACGTGCAGGCCATCCTGCCCCTGGCCATG GACACTGAGATCATCAACACGGCCATCCTCACTGGCCGGACGGTGGCCATCCCCGTCAAGGTCATTGCCATCGAAGTGACGGGCCTCGTCCTAGATGTGTCCGCCCTGGTGGAATGCGAGTCTGACAATGAGGACATCATCAAG gtcTCCAGCAGCTGTGACTACGTGTTTGTGAGCGGAAAGGAGTCTCGCGGGTCCATGAATGCCAGGGTCACCTTCCGCTACGATGTCCTCAGTGCCCCCCTGGAAATGACGGTCTGGGTCCCCAAGCTGCCTCTGCACATCGAGCTCTCGGACGCCCGCCTCAGCCAAGTGAAGGGCTGGAGGGTACCTATCCTCCCTGACCGGAG gtcagCCCGGGAGAgcgaggacgaggaggaggaggaggaggagcggcgGCAGAGCCCCAGCCGGGGCTGCGCCCTGCAGTACCAGCACGCCACGCTGCAGGTGTTCACGCAGTTCCACACGACGTCGTCCGAGGGCACCGACCAGGTGGTCACCATGCTGGGCCCGGACTGGCTGGTGGAGGTCACCGACCTGGTCAGCGACTTCATGCGGGTGGGTGACCCCCGAGTGGCACGCATGGTGGACAGCAGCACGCTGGCCGGCCTGGAGCCGGGCACCAcccccttcaag gTGGTGTCCCCACTGACGGAGTCTGTGCTCGGGGAGACGCTGCTGACGGTGACAGAGGAGAAGGTCAGCATCACGCAGCTGCAGGCCCAGGTGGTGGCCAGCCTGGCCCTCTCCCTACGGCCCAGCCCCGGGAGCAGCCACACCATCCTGGCCACCACGGCCGCCCAGCAGACCCTCAGCTTCCTCAAGCAG gaagccctcctgagCCTCTGGCTCTCCTACAGTGACGGCACCACCGCCCCACTCTCCCTCTACAGCCCCCGGGACTACGGGCTGCTGGTGAGCAGCCTGGACGAGCGGGTGGCTACAGTGACCCAGGACCGGACCTTCCCGCTGGTGGTGGCGGAggccgagggggcgggggagctgcTCCGAGCCGAGCTCAGCATCGCCGAGAGCTGCCAGAAAACCAAGCGCAAGAGCATTCTCGCTACGACCCCCGTGGGCCTGCGCGTGCACTttgggcgggaggaggaggacccCACCTACGACTACCCTGGCCCCAGCCAGCCGGGGCCCGGTGGGGGTGAGGACGAGGCCCGGGGAGCAGGCCCGCCAGGCACCAGGGTGTCCCCCGCGGAGGCCCCGGGGCTGGTCACCGCCAGCCCAGCTGCTCCGCCCACAGACGACTTCCTGCCACTGCCCACGGTCTTCCAGCAGATGCCGCGGGGGCTGACGGACCTGGAGATCGGCATGTACGCGCTGCTGGGCGTCTTCTGCCTCGCCATCCTCGTCTTCCTCATCAACTGCATCGTCTTCGTGCTGCGCTACCGGCACAAGCGCATCCCGCCCGAGGGCCAGACCAGCATGGACCACTCGCACCACTGGGTGTTCCTGGGCAACGGGCAGCCGCTGCGGGTGCAGGGGGAGCTGTCGCCGCCCACGGGCAACCCGCTGGAGACCGTGCCCGCCTGCTGCCACGGCGACCACCACAGCAGCGGCAGCTCGCAGACCAGCGTCCAGAGCCAGGTCCATGGGCGCGGCGACGGCTCCTCCGGTGGCTCCTCCCGGGACCAGGCCGAGGACCCCGCCAGCTCACCCACCTCCAAGCGCAAGCGGGTCAAGTTCACCACCTTCACCACGCTGCCCACGGAGGAGCTGGCCTACGATTCGGTGCCCGCTGGCGAAGAGGACGAGGATGAAGAGGACCTGGGGTGGAGCTGCCCGGATGTGGCGGGCACCCCGCGGCCCGCCGCGCCCCCGAACCTGCACAATTACATGCGCAGAAACAAAGAGACGGCATAG